A region of Betta splendens chromosome 13, fBetSpl5.4, whole genome shotgun sequence DNA encodes the following proteins:
- the pid1 gene encoding PTB-containing, cubilin and LRP1-interacting protein gives MWQPASERLQHFQTMLKTKLNVLTLKKEPLPTVIFHEPEAIELCSTTPLTKSRTHAGYKVTYLGKVTISGTQFLSGCTESAVVGLVEGRGLAQQQGTRPAGSSLLEIRPFQVRLHHLDGRGEASPDVDTYQVARIAYCTADHGVRPNVFAWIYREINDDLSFQMHCHAVECESKLEAKKLAHSMMEAFRKTFHSMRSDGRIHKSGSSDDFAEDSSTPEDSTPDDG, from the exons CACTTTCAGACCATGCTGAAGACCAAGCTCAATGTGCTGACACTGAAGAAGGAGCCGCTGCCCACGGTGATCTTCCACGAGCCCGAGGCCATCGAGCTCTGCTCCACCACGCCGCTCACAAAGAGCAGGACTCATGCCGGATACAAG gtgaCCTACCTGGGGAAGGTGACCATCTCCGGGACCCAGTTCCTGTCCGGCTGCACGGAGTCGGCGGTGGTGGGTCTGGTGGAGGGCCGCGGCCTGGCCCAGCAGCAGGGCACCCGCCCCGCCGGCAGCTCTCTGCTGGAGATCCGGCCCTTCCAGGTGCGCCTCCACCACCTGGACGGGCGCGGCGAGGCCTCGCCGGACGTGGACACCTACCAGGTGGCGCGCATCGCCTACTGCACGGCCGACCACGGCGTCAGGCCCAACGTGTTCGCCTGGATCTACCGGGAGATCAACGACGACCTGTCCTTCCAGATGCACTGCCACGCCGTGGAGTGCGAGAGCAAGCTGGAGGCCAAGAAGCTGGCCCACTCCATGATGGAGGCCTTCCGCAAGACTTTCCACAGCATGCGCAGCGACGGGCGCATCCACAAGAGCGGCTCGTCGGACGACTTTGCCGAGGACTCGTCCACCCCCGAGGACTCGACCCCGGACGACGGCTGA